Genomic DNA from Nitrosospira lacus:
ATTCTGGATGACGTCGACCGTATCGAATGGTGCAATCCGGTAGCCGAAAAGCATTTGGGCATAGATATCAGCCTCGATGCCGGTCAGCATCTTACTCATTTGGTGCGCCAGACCCAATTCACCGACTACCTGAACGCTCACAATTACAGTGAGCCGCTGATAATCAAACCCTCCCGAAACCAGAGCCTGACCCTTTCGCTACAGTTCGTGCCTTATGGCGACAAGCAGAAACTGCTTGTCAGCCGTGATATTACCCGCCTTGAGAGAGTCCATACCATGCGGCGGGATTTCGTCGCCAATGTCTCGCATGAGTTGCGTACACCGTTGACAGTCATTGGTGGATTCCTTGAAACGCTGGCGGAAGAAGGCGCTCCCGACCCCGAAACCCATAAATGGGCGCTCACGCTGATGACCGATCAGACCCGGCGCATGCAGCGCCTAGTGGAAGACCTGTTGACGCTGTCGCGACTGGAGGATTCAGAAAACCTGGTACGGGAAGATACCGTCAATATCCCGAAAATGTTGCGTGAACTCTGTCATGAAGCGGAATCCTTGAGCGCGGGACGTCACCGTATCCATCTCAAGCTTGATACCAAAGCCAAGCTGCTGGGAAACATGGACGAGTTACGCAGCGCTTTCAGCAATCTCGTCAGCAATGCTATCCGCTACACCCCCGATGGGGGGACTATTACATTGAACTGGGCAATTCGTGACGAGCAAGGCGTATTCTCTGTTCAAGACAGCGGCATTGGCATCGAGCCCGAGCATATCCCTCGCCTGACAGAACGCTTCTATCGGGTGGATCGTGGACGCTCGCGTGAAACCGGGGGCACCGGCCTGGGGCTAGCCATTGTCAAGCACGTCCTGACCTGCCACCAAGCGAAGCTGGAAATTGTCAGCGAACTGGGCAAAGGCAGTTGCTTCAGCGCATGGCTCCCTGCGGCACGGCTGATAACGCACAAAAGCGAGTGAATCTAATTACTTACAGATTCTTACCAGAAAATATCACGCATCTCGTGCCGGACTGGGTCCGGAATCCATTCCAAATTTGCAATAGTGCCGCTGGATACCGGCTTTCGCCGATATGAAGTCTGTACTGTTATTCGCCGGCCAGTGGGCGGCTGTATAATCTCGGCTAACAGCGCGATGATAGTGTTTTAGACGAGCCGGCTTCCTCTTTGCATCCCGGCGTAATATGAGTCGCTTATACGATTCATTCTCGGAGTATTCCTTACCTCATGTCCAACCCGCCCCTGGATCTCACTGAAACGCCGGTCAACAGCCGGAAGGTGTTCGATGGCAACCTTTTGCACGTATATCAGGACCAAGCTCGCCTGCCTGACGGCAAGGTGAAAGTACGCGAATACATCATCCATCCCGGCGCGGTAGTAATCATTCCACTGCTCGACAATGGTGAGCTGGTGCTGGAACGTCAGCACCGCTATCCGTTGCATAGGGATTTTTTCGAACTGCCTGCTGGAAAAATTGATCCCGGCGAGGATCCACTGTTATGTGCGCAACGCGAGTTGCTGGAAGAAACGGGCTATACGGCGGCAAGCTGGCGGTATCTCGCCACCTTGCATCCGTGTATTGGCTATTCCAACGAGAAGCTGGTTTATTATCTTGCGAAGGGACTCAACTTCCAAGGTGCAAGCCTTGACGATGGCGAGCATCTGGAAGTGTTTACCCTGACGTTGCCAATGGCATTGGAATGGATTAAAACGGGGAAAATCACGGACAACAAAAGCGTTTCTGGTCTATTCTGGGCAGAGAAAGTATTGCGTGGCGAGTGGTAGCAGTGAACCAAATAACCTGAGTTCTACACTTAATAAGAGAATGCCCCCTAACGAAGCCCCGATAGGTATCTTTGACTCCCGCGTACGAGGCCTCTCCGTTCTTCGGAGCATTCGGCGTGAACTTCCGCCAGAGCATTTGTCGTATGTGGCAGATTCTGGCAATGCGCCATACGGCGCTATGGAGCAGACCTGTGACAGTTCATGCTCTCGTGCCGCCCTCACTTGCATAATGAGGCTGACGAACTCTAATTGGCTGTCGAATTTCCTTCCCGCATAAACATCGCTTACAAGTGGCCGCTGTGGATACGATGTTCATTTTGTTTAGTCTTACTGAGTCATTACATCCACTGAAGCAGATTATTCCGCAAAGAACTCGCGCACCTTGTCCATCCAGGACTTGGCACGGGGACTGTGACGGGAGTCATCTTCCTGGTTAAGCGATTCCAGTTCCTGCAACAGTTCCTTTTGACGGGCGGTAAGCTTGACCGGCGTCTCCACCACCACGTGACACAATAAATCCCCTTGGGTATTGCTGCGCACGCCTTTGATCCCTTTGCCACGCAGACGGAAAATTTTCCCGCTTTGGGTTTCTGCTGGCACCTTGATTTTGGCATGCCCATCGAGGGTAGGAATTTCAATTTCTCCACCCAGTGCAGCTGTGGTAAAGCTTATCGGCATTTCGCAATGCAAGTCGTTATGGTCGCGCTGAAAAACGGAATGCTGCAATAGATGAATAACCACATACAAATCTCCTGCCGGACCATTGTTGACCCCTGCTTCGCCTTCCCCGGATAGACGTATGCGGTCGCCTTCATCCACCCCGGCCGGGATTTTTACCGACAATGTTTTGTGTTGCTTAACGCGTCCTGCGCCGTTGCATGTAGCGCAAGGGCTGGAAATAAATTTGCCGCTGCCATGGCATTTGGGGCATGTTTGCTGGATCGAGAAAAACCCCTGTTGCATTCTTACCTGACCATGCCCATTACAGGTTGGGCATGTGGTGGGAGAAGTGCCAGGCTTGGCACCGTTGCCATGGCAGCTTCCACAAATTTCCATGGTGGGAATGCGGATTTTGGTTTCTGTTCCGCGCGCCGCCTGTTCAAGCGAGACTTCCAGGTTGTAGCGCAGATCGGCACCGCGATAGACGTTGGCATGCCCGCCGCGACCGCCGAAGATATCGCCGAAGATATCGCCGAATGCATCGGCAAATCCTTGAGCCCCGCCACCCGCCATGCTCGGATCTACGCCGGCATGACCATGCTGGTCATATGCCGCACGCTTATGGGGATCGGAAAGGATTTCGTAAGCTTCTTTGGCCTCCTTGAAGTGTTCCTCCGACTTTGGACTATCCGGATTACGGTCCGGATGATACTTCATCGCCAGCTTGCGATAAGCTTTCTTTATCTCATCTTCGCCGGAGTCACGGTTAAGGCCCAGCACTTCATAGTAGTCGCGTTTGCTCATATGGATTTTCTTAAAAATGGAAGCGCAGGAAATTCATTTCTACTGCTTTCTTCCGATGAATGCCAAGCACAGGCGCGCGGAAGAATGACAACTCATCTCTCCGCGACTCCTGCGTCTGGATGTATCAGTATCTCGTTATTTCTTGTTTTTCACTTCCTCAAATTCGGCATCCACCACTTCGCCTTCCACGGGCTTCTCGCCGCCGCCATGGGACGCGGATTCCGCTCCAGGCTGGGCTTGCTGGGCCTGCTCTTGGGAATACATCTTCTCCGCAAGTTTATGCGAGACCTCGGCCAGCGCCTGGGTCTTGGCCTCAATGGCATCCTTGCTGTCGGATTTTAATGCCTCTTCCGCATCTTTCAGCGCATCTTCTATTTTGGATTTCTCCTCGCCATCCAGTTTGTCGCCATGTTCTTTCAATGTCTTTTTCACCGAATGGATCATCGCGTCACACTGGTTGCGGGCGGTAACGAGTTCGAGCACCTTGTGATCCTCCGCGGCGTGCGCTTCGGCATCCTTGACCATGCGCTGTACCTCGTCATCCGACAGACCGGAGCTTGCCTGGATCTTGATCTTGTTTTCCTTGCCGGTGGCCTTGTCCTTGGCCGATACATGGAGTATGCCATTCGAGTCAATATCAAAAGTCACCTCGATTTGCGGCATACCGCGCGGTGCGGGAGGAATGTCGCTCAAATTGAATTGTCCCAGACTCTTATTTCCGGACGCCAGTTCACGCTCACCCTGTAGCACATGGATGGTCACCGCAGTCTGATTTTCGTCGGCGGTGGAAAACACCTGCTGCGCCTTGGTCGGAATAGTGGTATTTTTCTGAATCAGCTTGGTCATTACGCCACCGAGGGTTTCAATCCCCAACGATAATGGCGTAACGTCCAGCAGCAGCACGTCCTTCACCTCGCCCTGCAGCACGCCACCCTGAATGGCTGCGCCCACAGCAACCGCTTCATCCGGATTCACATCCTTGCGCGGTTCCTTGCCGAAAATTTCCCTGACTTTATCCTGCACCTTGGGCATGCGGGTTTGTCCGCCCACCAAGATAATGTCCTCGATGTCGGAAACCTTCACGCCGGCATCCTTGATGGCGATGCGGCAAGGCTCTACGGTGCGCTCGATCAATTCTTCCACCAGGCTTTCCAGCTTGGCCCGGGTGATTCTCACCGCCAGGTGTTTGGGACCGGACGCATCCGCCGTGATATAGGGCAAGTTGACCTCGGTCTGCTGGCTGGACGAAAGCTCAATTTTTGCCTTCTCTGCCGAATCTTTCAGGCGCTGCAGGGCGAGCATATCTTTTTTCAGGTCTATGCCGCTTTCCTTCTTGAACTCATCCACAAGGTATTCGATGATACGCGAGTCGAAATCCTCGCCGCCGAGGAAGGTATCACCATTGGTGGCCAGCACCTCGAACTGGTGCTCGCCCTCCACTTCCGCGATCTCGATAATGGAAATATCGAACGTGCCGCCACCCAGGTCATATACCGCCACCTTGCGATCACCTTCTTTTTTATCCATCCCGAAAGCCAGTGCGGCCGCGGTTGGCTCATTGATGATGCGCTTGACCTCGAGTCCGGCGATGCGCCCGGCGTCCTTGGTCGCTTGGCGCTGCGAGTCGTTGAAATAGGCGGGAACGGTAATGACCGCTTCGCTTACCGTCTCACCCAGATAATCCTCGGCGGTCTTTTTCATTTTCTTCAGCACTTGCGCGGAAATTTCCGGCGGCGCGACCTTCTTGCCGCGCACTTCCACCCAAGCGTCATTGTTGTCGGCCTTGATGATGCTGTAGGGCACCATCTTGATGTCTCGCTGCACCATGTCCTCGTTAAAACGGCGCCCGATCAGCCGCTTGACTGCAAATAATGTATTTTTTGGATTGGTGACCGCCTGACGCTTGGCGGAAGCACCCACCAGAATCTCGCCGTCCTCCGTATAGGCAACAATTGAAGGCGTAGTACGCGCACCTTCCGAGTTCTCTATCACCTTGGGCTTGCCATTCTCCATGACAGCCACACATGAATTGGTGGTGCCGAGATCAATGCCGATAATTTTTGCCATGATTTGATCCTTGTAGTAGTTTGTGCCGAATAATCGCTAATGCGTGAAATGGGGGTTCAGACCGGGATTTCAAGTCTAAAGTCTATTTGGCCTTCGAAACCGATACCAGCGCCGGCCGGATTACCCGGTCATTCAAAATGTAGCCTTTTTGCATCACTTGCACGACGGTATTGGGAGCAAGGCTGGAATCCACCATACACATGGCCTGATGCAAATGCGGATCAAATTTCTCTCCCGCCGGATTGATCAGCTTGATATTAAATCTTTCGAAAACGGTGGTGAGTTGCTTGAGCGTCAATTCCATGCCGCTTTTGAAATTCTCAACCGTTGCATTTTCCACTGCAAGCGCCGCCTCCAGGCTATCCATTACCGGCAGCAGTTCAGTGGAAAAATTTTCAATGGCGTATTTGTGAGCATTGGTAACGTCGACCTGGGCGCGTTTCCGTATATTCTCGGCATCCGCCTTGGCACGCAGCCAAGCATCATGATGTTCCTGCGCGTCAAGCTCGGCTTTCTTCAGTAATTGTTCCAGCCCCGGCATGGTTTCCACCGCCGGTTCCGCTGTTGTGTTTTCATTAACCTCCCCCGCGCTCGCCTGGCCCGTGGTTACAGTCAATTCGGGCTGATCTGGATTGGGCTGTTGTGTATCTGCCATAGTCTCTCCTCCTTTTAATTTAAGCTATATCGGGATGGTTTTTCCGATTTCAAGATCATGCCTGCAGTTCGGCAGCCAACCCTGGTTGTACGGCAATGCTGGCGCAATACGGATAGTGTAAGACACTCGAAGAGAAATGAGCGGGACATGACAATGGCGCAGAAACCCCTAATTCCCGATTCTTCGGGCCAGCACGGCTGCGTTACCGATATAGTTCTGCGGCGTCATTTCCCGCAGGCGGTTTTTTTCGGCTTCAGGAATGTCGAGACCTTCAATGAATTTGTGCAAAGTATTCTTGTTGATGCCATCCTTGCCACGTGTCAATTCTTTCAACTGCTCATAAGAATTGTGCACCCCATGACGGCGCATTACCGTCTGGATCGGCTCCGCCAACACCTCCCAGGCATCCTCCAGATCTTTCATCAAGCGTTCGCGATTGACTTCCAGCTTGCCCAGGCCTTTGCTGCAGGAGTCGTAGGCCAGCAACGCATGTCCCAAGGCCACACCCATGTTGCGAAGCACGGTGGAGTCGGTCAAATCCCGCTGCCAGCGAGACACGGGCAGCTTCTCGCTCAAATGCCGCAGTAGCGCATTGGCGATACCCAGGTTGCCTTCCGAGTTTTCAAAATCGATCGGGTTGACCTTATGCGGCATGGTGGATGAGCCCACTTCGCCATTCCG
This window encodes:
- the phoR gene encoding phosphate regulon sensor histidine kinase PhoR, which produces MPAFWERLTLILTIVVAGILWTTLGALVTLVFCSIALLLLVIHHWRHLIMLDRWLHAEELTSVALPDAPGKWGDVFARLARLMREQRRNHQQLSSALERLRRATSAMPEGVVILDDVDRIEWCNPVAEKHLGIDISLDAGQHLTHLVRQTQFTDYLNAHNYSEPLIIKPSRNQSLTLSLQFVPYGDKQKLLVSRDITRLERVHTMRRDFVANVSHELRTPLTVIGGFLETLAEEGAPDPETHKWALTLMTDQTRRMQRLVEDLLTLSRLEDSENLVREDTVNIPKMLRELCHEAESLSAGRHRIHLKLDTKAKLLGNMDELRSAFSNLVSNAIRYTPDGGTITLNWAIRDEQGVFSVQDSGIGIEPEHIPRLTERFYRVDRGRSRETGGTGLGLAIVKHVLTCHQAKLEIVSELGKGSCFSAWLPAARLITHKSE
- a CDS encoding NUDIX domain-containing protein: MSNPPLDLTETPVNSRKVFDGNLLHVYQDQARLPDGKVKVREYIIHPGAVVIIPLLDNGELVLERQHRYPLHRDFFELPAGKIDPGEDPLLCAQRELLEETGYTAASWRYLATLHPCIGYSNEKLVYYLAKGLNFQGASLDDGEHLEVFTLTLPMALEWIKTGKITDNKSVSGLFWAEKVLRGEW
- the dnaJ gene encoding molecular chaperone DnaJ gives rise to the protein MSKRDYYEVLGLNRDSGEDEIKKAYRKLAMKYHPDRNPDSPKSEEHFKEAKEAYEILSDPHKRAAYDQHGHAGVDPSMAGGGAQGFADAFGDIFGDIFGGRGGHANVYRGADLRYNLEVSLEQAARGTETKIRIPTMEICGSCHGNGAKPGTSPTTCPTCNGHGQVRMQQGFFSIQQTCPKCHGSGKFISSPCATCNGAGRVKQHKTLSVKIPAGVDEGDRIRLSGEGEAGVNNGPAGDLYVVIHLLQHSVFQRDHNDLHCEMPISFTTAALGGEIEIPTLDGHAKIKVPAETQSGKIFRLRGKGIKGVRSNTQGDLLCHVVVETPVKLTARQKELLQELESLNQEDDSRHSPRAKSWMDKVREFFAE
- the dnaK gene encoding molecular chaperone DnaK, whose translation is MAKIIGIDLGTTNSCVAVMENGKPKVIENSEGARTTPSIVAYTEDGEILVGASAKRQAVTNPKNTLFAVKRLIGRRFNEDMVQRDIKMVPYSIIKADNNDAWVEVRGKKVAPPEISAQVLKKMKKTAEDYLGETVSEAVITVPAYFNDSQRQATKDAGRIAGLEVKRIINEPTAAALAFGMDKKEGDRKVAVYDLGGGTFDISIIEIAEVEGEHQFEVLATNGDTFLGGEDFDSRIIEYLVDEFKKESGIDLKKDMLALQRLKDSAEKAKIELSSSQQTEVNLPYITADASGPKHLAVRITRAKLESLVEELIERTVEPCRIAIKDAGVKVSDIEDIILVGGQTRMPKVQDKVREIFGKEPRKDVNPDEAVAVGAAIQGGVLQGEVKDVLLLDVTPLSLGIETLGGVMTKLIQKNTTIPTKAQQVFSTADENQTAVTIHVLQGERELASGNKSLGQFNLSDIPPAPRGMPQIEVTFDIDSNGILHVSAKDKATGKENKIKIQASSGLSDDEVQRMVKDAEAHAAEDHKVLELVTARNQCDAMIHSVKKTLKEHGDKLDGEEKSKIEDALKDAEEALKSDSKDAIEAKTQALAEVSHKLAEKMYSQEQAQQAQPGAESASHGGGEKPVEGEVVDAEFEEVKNKK
- the grpE gene encoding nucleotide exchange factor GrpE, whose translation is MADTQQPNPDQPELTVTTGQASAGEVNENTTAEPAVETMPGLEQLLKKAELDAQEHHDAWLRAKADAENIRKRAQVDVTNAHKYAIENFSTELLPVMDSLEAALAVENATVENFKSGMELTLKQLTTVFERFNIKLINPAGEKFDPHLHQAMCMVDSSLAPNTVVQVMQKGYILNDRVIRPALVSVSKAK